Proteins encoded in a region of the Thunnus maccoyii chromosome 4, fThuMac1.1, whole genome shotgun sequence genome:
- the LOC121895326 gene encoding N-alpha-acetyltransferase 80: MVWRQAAIRSRGSMSVLSCLRVRCLPSAFLSRSEPITSKEGTRDGLNADLRPISTSDCQTQHAERVCEILTVDREVTEKLHTDSEQPEKIRVVPIHRRPDLLVPCADLVNSEWQRSQAARVHSLQKSCAEFPVCLVLLQGHRETERLLGHVRLSRVVGHSGSLFVESVVVSKAERGKGYGRTLMEETERYAKSRGFKRLCLTTHDKQHFYAHIGYVLSTPVQNAGSMTAFVPMEMLLRFSRMPSEDAQKQTRTETDAQVHKGNRDSGGVCVVGSPPPTSLPPPPSPPLPSIPPPPPPPPPPPPSSIPPPPTSSAGQPVVQTLTETPYRDAKGVAIYWMHKDI; this comes from the exons ATGGTGTGGCGTCAAGCAGCGATCCGCAGCCGGGGGTCCATG TCAGTTCTTAGCTGTTTGAGAGTCAGGTGTTTGCCTTCAGCTTTTCTCTCACG GTCTGAACCCATAACATCCAAAGAGGGGACCAGAGACGGACTGAACGCTGATCTGCGTCCCATCTCAACATCAGACTGTCAGACACAACACGCTGAGAGAGTCTGTGAGATCTTAACGGTGGACAGAGAAGTGACAGAGAAGCTacacacagactctgaacaGCCAGAGAAGATCCGTGTGGTTCCGATCCACCGCCGTCCCGACCTGCTGGTTCCCTGCGCAGACCTGGTCAACTCCGAGTGGCAGAGGAGCCAGGCAGCCCGCGTTCACTCCCTGCAGAAGTCATGCGCGGAGTTCCCCGTCTGCCTGGTTCTCCTGCAGggccacagagagacagagcggCTGCTCGGGCACGTCCGGCTGTCCCGGGTCGTAGGTCACAGCGGCAGCCTGTTTGTGGAGTCAGTGGTTGTGTCCAAGGCAGAGCGGGGGAAGGGCTACGGCCGGACTCTGATGGAGGAGACTGAGCGCTACGCCAAAAGCCGAGGCTTCAAGCGCTTGTGTCTGACCACCCACGATAAGCAGCACTTCTACGCCCACATCGGCTATGTGCTGTCGACGCCGGTGCAGAACGCAGGCTCCATGACAGCGTTCGTTCCCATGGAGATGCTTCTGAGGTTCTCCAGAATGCCGAGTGAAGACGCCCAGAAACAAACACGAACAGAGACAGATGCTCAAGTACATAAAGGGAACAGAGACTCAGGAGGGGTTTGTGTTGTAGGGTCACCTCCACCTACTAGTTTACCTCCTCCACCATCACCTCCGCTTCCTtctattcctcctcctcctcctcctcctcctcctcctcctccttcatccaTCCCTCCACCTCCTACCTct tctgcAGGGCAGCCGGTGGTTCAGACTCTCACTGAAACTCCCTACAGAGACGCCAAGGGAGTTGCCATCTATTGGATGCACAAAGACATCTGA
- the hyal3 gene encoding hyaluronidase-3 isoform X2 gives MSSHGAVSPPSPLPLPPLPLSPPLHLLVTNLHPWIHPACRGRSRSSPAGPAFCCGVEHAHVALSGTIQHQPGPERFRYSGEPTAELPGTETQISGMLLPDFAGLAVIDWEEWRPVWERNFGTKMEYRRLSKMLVRQESPDLSDEAVTLLARQKFEESARKFMEETMRAMVGDRPQGLWGFYGFPVCANKNKRKTDKSYTGRCHKGTREQNNRLSWLWSQSTALYPSIYLPQRLAGSMDAALMVRHRLLEALRVASLWRRGNHTTPVLPYARLAFTRSLNFLNKTDLMHTLGESASLGAAGVVLWGDMKFAKSKHQCGLLRDYIHTVLGPFVWALRSDTQRCCIMRCHGNGRCARRDPSSGHMLSSLSAITSNPNDVNFLPDSSSDKVFHDHFLCQCYPGWTGPECQEKTNDENRERDV, from the exons ATGAGCAGCCATGGTGCTGTCtcacctccctctcccctccctcttcctcctcttcctctctcccctcccttgCACCTCCTCGTCACAAACCTCCACCCGTGGATACACCCTGCCTGCCGTGGCCGCAGCAGGTCCAGTCCTGCAGGACCGGCCTTTTGTTGTGGTGTGGAACATGCCCACGTCGCACTGTCTGGAACGATACAACATCAACCTGGACCTGAGAGATTTCGATATAGTGGCGAACCGACAGCAGAGCTTCCAGGGACAG AGACACAGATATCTGGCATGCTGCTGCCAGACTTCGCCGGTTTAGCTGTTATCGACTGGGAAGAGTGGCGGCCAGTGTGGGAGAGAAACTTTGGAACCAAGATGGAGTACAGAAGACTGTCCAAGATGCTGGTGAGACAGGAGAGTCCGGATTTGTCAGACGAGGCCGTGACGTTATTGGCGAGGCAGAAGTTTGAGGAGAGCGCGCGGAAGTTCATGGAGGAGACGATGCGAGCGATGGTCGGAGATCGTCCTCAGGGACTTTGGGGGTTTTATGGTTTTCCAGTCTGCGCCAATAAGAATAAGAGAAAGACAG ATAAAAGCTACACAGGTCGTTGCCACAAGGGGACCAGAGAGCAGAATAATCGTCTGTCCTGGCTCTGGAGTCAGTCCACTGCTCTCTATCCAAGCATATACCTGCCACAGCGGCTAGCAGGATCCATGGACGCAGCTCTGATGGTCAG ACACAGGCTGCTGGAGGCTTTGAGGGTTGCATCTCTTTGGCGCCGTGGTAACCACACCACACCTGTCCTTCCCTACGCTAGGCTAGCATTCACACGCTCTCTCAACTTTCTTAATAAG aCAGACCTGATGCACACATTGGGAGAGAGTGCGTCACTGGGAGCTGCTGGAGTGGTGTTATGGGGAGATATGAAATTTGCCAAATCCAAG CATCAGTGCGGCCTCCTCAGAGACTACATTCACACTGTCTTGGGTCCCTTCGTCTGGGCACTGAGGTCTGACACCCAGCGCTGTTGCATCAtgcgttgccatggcaacgggCGCTGTGCCAGGCGAGACCCCAGCTCCGGTCACATGCTCTCTTCACTTTCAGCTATCACTTCCAATCCTAATGACGTCAACTTCCTCCCTGACTCCTCCAGTGACAAAGTTTTTCACGACCACTTCCTGTGTCAGTGCTACCCGGGTTGGACCGGACCGGAGTGTCAGGAGAAGACCAACGacgagaacagagagagagatgtgtaa
- the hyal3 gene encoding hyaluronidase-3 isoform X1 — protein MVLSHLPLPSLFLLFLSPLPCTSSSQTSTRGYTLPAVAAAGPVLQDRPFVVVWNMPTSHCLERYNINLDLRDFDIVANRQQSFQGQKMTIFYRDHLGKYPYLSRDGNKVNGGIPQLSDLAAHLSLAETQISGMLLPDFAGLAVIDWEEWRPVWERNFGTKMEYRRLSKMLVRQESPDLSDEAVTLLARQKFEESARKFMEETMRAMVGDRPQGLWGFYGFPVCANKNKRKTDKSYTGRCHKGTREQNNRLSWLWSQSTALYPSIYLPQRLAGSMDAALMVRHRLLEALRVASLWRRGNHTTPVLPYARLAFTRSLNFLNKTDLMHTLGESASLGAAGVVLWGDMKFAKSKHQCGLLRDYIHTVLGPFVWALRSDTQRCCIMRCHGNGRCARRDPSSGHMLSSLSAITSNPNDVNFLPDSSSDKVFHDHFLCQCYPGWTGPECQEKTNDENRERDV, from the exons ATGGTGCTGTCtcacctccctctcccctccctcttcctcctcttcctctctcccctcccttgCACCTCCTCGTCACAAACCTCCACCCGTGGATACACCCTGCCTGCCGTGGCCGCAGCAGGTCCAGTCCTGCAGGACCGGCCTTTTGTTGTGGTGTGGAACATGCCCACGTCGCACTGTCTGGAACGATACAACATCAACCTGGACCTGAGAGATTTCGATATAGTGGCGAACCGACAGCAGAGCTTCCAGGGACAG AAAATGACTATCTTCTACCGGGACCACCTGGGGAAATACCCGTACCTCTCCCGAGACGGCAACAAGGTGAACGGTGGAATCCCGCAGCTCAGTGACCTCGCCGCTCACCTTTCCCTTGCAGAGACACAGATATCTGGCATGCTGCTGCCAGACTTCGCCGGTTTAGCTGTTATCGACTGGGAAGAGTGGCGGCCAGTGTGGGAGAGAAACTTTGGAACCAAGATGGAGTACAGAAGACTGTCCAAGATGCTGGTGAGACAGGAGAGTCCGGATTTGTCAGACGAGGCCGTGACGTTATTGGCGAGGCAGAAGTTTGAGGAGAGCGCGCGGAAGTTCATGGAGGAGACGATGCGAGCGATGGTCGGAGATCGTCCTCAGGGACTTTGGGGGTTTTATGGTTTTCCAGTCTGCGCCAATAAGAATAAGAGAAAGACAG ATAAAAGCTACACAGGTCGTTGCCACAAGGGGACCAGAGAGCAGAATAATCGTCTGTCCTGGCTCTGGAGTCAGTCCACTGCTCTCTATCCAAGCATATACCTGCCACAGCGGCTAGCAGGATCCATGGACGCAGCTCTGATGGTCAG ACACAGGCTGCTGGAGGCTTTGAGGGTTGCATCTCTTTGGCGCCGTGGTAACCACACCACACCTGTCCTTCCCTACGCTAGGCTAGCATTCACACGCTCTCTCAACTTTCTTAATAAG aCAGACCTGATGCACACATTGGGAGAGAGTGCGTCACTGGGAGCTGCTGGAGTGGTGTTATGGGGAGATATGAAATTTGCCAAATCCAAG CATCAGTGCGGCCTCCTCAGAGACTACATTCACACTGTCTTGGGTCCCTTCGTCTGGGCACTGAGGTCTGACACCCAGCGCTGTTGCATCAtgcgttgccatggcaacgggCGCTGTGCCAGGCGAGACCCCAGCTCCGGTCACATGCTCTCTTCACTTTCAGCTATCACTTCCAATCCTAATGACGTCAACTTCCTCCCTGACTCCTCCAGTGACAAAGTTTTTCACGACCACTTCCTGTGTCAGTGCTACCCGGGTTGGACCGGACCGGAGTGTCAGGAGAAGACCAACGacgagaacagagagagagatgtgtaa
- the si:dkey-20d21.12 gene encoding uncharacterized protein si:dkey-20d21.12 encodes MSRPPSQASPRSYRVSERDLTEIELHSVDSINDLHRTHPEHSHKGMRPPRPAYTPSPNGNLYTCDMTAVNQRGHPVSGKWQSRLQDMLTPSSSRAYAMGCAIITLLLLTVLLIFYFLVQQGGALRMLTDAVREKEAAATELSLLIQELQTLRHNLTAMRGAT; translated from the exons ATGTCGAGGCCTCCTTCCCAGGCCAGCCCTCGATCCTACAGGGTCAGTGAAAGAGATCTCACTGAGATAGAGCTCCATTCTGTAGACTCCATCAATGACCTCCACCGGACACACCCTGAACACAGCCACaaag GCATGAGGCCTCCTCGCCCGGCTTACACACCCTCCCCAAATGGAAACCTTTACACATGTGACatgacagctgtcaatcaaagagGGCATCCAGTCAGCGGCAAATGGCAGAGCCGTCTGCAGGATATGTTGACACCGAGTTCATCACGTGCCTACGCCATGGGCTGCGCTATCATCACTTTGCTTCTGCTAACAGTCTTACTCATCTTCTACTTTTTAG tccagcagGGCGGTGCACTGCGGATGCTGACCGACGcagtaagagagaaagaggccgCAGCCACAGAGCTGTCACTGCTGATCCAAGAACTGCAGACACTGAGACACAACCTGACAGCCATGAGAGGAGCGACATGA
- the amt gene encoding aminomethyltransferase, mitochondrial produces MWARLLVGVGGSGLRLRASRDGLLRVAGAGCAGKKQQQQQRHASSAEAALKRTPLFDFHREHGGKMVEFAGWSMPVQYKDSHIASHMHTREHCSIFDVSHMLQTKVHGKDRVKFMESLVVADIAELKDNQGTLTLFTNEKGGIIDDLIVTKTDQGYLYVVSNAGCADKDSANMKARLAECKAAGFDVDLEFLDEALIALQGPSMSQVLQEGLKEDLSKLTFMTSTLATVFGVQGCRVTRCGYTGEDGVEISVPQSRVVELTEKLLGNSEVKLAGLGSRDSLRLEAGLCLYGNDIDETTTPVEATLVWTIGKRRRQTKDFPGADIIIPQIKAKTARKRVGLVSTGPPVRQHTPILSPDGKVIGEVTSGCPSPCLKKNVAMGYVDAAFAKNGTAIQVEVRKKAVPATVSKMPFVPTNYYSG; encoded by the exons ATGTGGGCTCGGTTGCTGGTTGGGGTCGGGGGTTCGGGGCTCAGGTTGCGGGCTTCCAGGGACGGTTTGCTGCGGGTCGCTGGTGCTGGATGTGCggggaagaagcagcagcagcagcagagacacgCTTCAAGTGCAGAG GCTGCCTTGAAGAGGACTCCGCTGTTTGACTTCCACAGGGAGCATGGAGGAAAGATGGTGGAGTTTGCGGGCTGGAGTATGCCCGTCCAGTACAAAGACAGTCACATCgcctcacacatgcacaccagaGAGCACTGCTCCATCTTCGATGTCAGCCACATGCTGCAG ACCAAAGTCCATGGCAAAGACAGAGTGAAGTTCATGGAGTCTCTAGTGGTTGCGGATATTGCAGAACTCAAGGACAACCAG GGTACGTTGACCCTCTTCACCAATGAGAAAGGAGGGATTATTGACGACCTGATAGTGACAAAGACGGACCAGGGCTACCTCTACGTCGTCTCCAACGCTGGCTGCGCTGACAAGGACTCTGCTAATATGAAG GCCAGACTGGCAGAGTGCAAAGCGGCAGGTTTTGATGTGGATCTTGAGTTCCTTGATGAAGCGCTGATTGCTCTGCAAG GTCCGTCCATGTCTCAGGTGCTCCAGGAGGGGCTGAAGGAGGACCTTAGTAAGCTGACCTTCATGACCTCCACCCTGGCCACTGTGTTTGGTGTTCAGGGCTGCAGGGTCACCCGCTGTGGATACACCGGAGAGGACGGAGTGGAG ATCTCTGTACCTCAGTCCAGAGTGGTGGAGCTGACGGAGAAGCTGCTGGGTAACAGCGAGGTGAAACTGGCCGGTCTGGGGTCCAGAGACAGTCTGCGGCTAGAGGCAGGGCTTTGTCTCTATGGCAACGACATTGATGAGACCACCACGCCTGTGGAGGCCACCTTAGTCTGGACCATAG GAAAGCGTCGGCGTCAGACCAAGGATTTCCCTGGTGCTGACATCATCATACCTCAGATCAAAGCCAAAACAGCCAGGAAGAGAGTTGGTCTGGTGTCAACTGGTCCCCCCGTCAGACAACACACACCCATACTCAGCCCCGACGGAAAGGTCATAG GTGAGGTGACCAGCGGCTGCCCCTCTCCCTGTCTGAAGAAGAACGTTGCCATGGGTTACGTGGATGCCGCATTTGCTAAGAATGGAACAGCCATCCAGGTTGAGGTCCGGAAAAAAGCAGTGCCCGCCACCGTCAGCAAGATGCCCTTCGTCCCCACCAACTACTATTCTGGATAG